From Sphingobacterium bambusae:
CTTGTCGCGCGCAATATCTTTGATCGCCTCGCCCACAATTTCTTCGCTCGTGCCTTGTCCATAAATAGGTGCCGTATCAATAGCGGTAACTCCTTCGTCATAAGAAGCACGAATTGCCTCCACAGCGTCATGTCTATCGGTACTACCCCACATCCAGCCGCCGGCAGCCCACGCGCCAAAAGTAATGGTTGACAGCTTTAAATCACTTTCTCCTAATTTTCTATACTCCATGATTATCTATTTCGTTTTGTTTTTTGTATTTCTCCTGAACCTGCCGGAAGTTAAGCAATTTTCATTCCCCATTCTTCGGAAAACACCGCCTCCAGATGTTTCGTATACAATTGCATGTCACGTTCCACGTCCGCATTCTTCTCCACGTCATGGAAATGAAAGCTTTTCAGCGGATGCATAGCCGCAAAAGCATTCATGCGGTGGAAACCGAAGAGCGGGCCGTCGTCGACGCTACGCTCATTAAAAAACTCGCCGGGCAACGTGAAGGCTGTTTCCGGTGCATTCCAGCTGCTGGTGACCATGTACTTGGTGCCCTGCAGCATACCACCTGTACCATAATTGATTGTCGGATCGGCTGATCGGCGACCGTCACTGCGGTAGATACCACGCTGATGTCCGGCCGTGAACACCTCGTCAATATATTTTTTAAATCCGAAAGGCAACTGAAACCACCATATGGGTGTATGGTAGATAACAATGTCAGCCCATACGAATTTCTCTACCTCTCGATCTGGCACATAGCCTTCAGCAATATTCGTCATTTTTAACTCTACATCATCCATTGCTTCAAAAAAGGCTTGTGTTGTCTTGCTGACCGTCTCGTTAAAAGCTCCGTTAGAATGGGCAAACCGCTGCCCTCCGTTAATAATAAATATTTTATTCACTGTTGTTCCCTGTTTTATGTAGCACAAAAATAGGACAAGCCTATTTATCATAAAAATAGATCAAATAATAGGTAACTATTATTAAAATAATAGGATACTATTATATCACTTCCTTACTTTTGTTGTACAATCGCTGCTAGCGGAACGTACAGGCAAAAAAATATGGACAGCTATGGTCAATCTAGAATGGTACAGAACATTTAAATCCATCTATAAAATGGGTACATTAACCGGTGCTGCGGAGGCGCTTTTCATTTCGCAACCGGGGGTAAGCCTACATCTAAGTTCGTTGGAAGCATACGTGGGTTACAAGCTTTTTGATCGTACAGGTAGAAAAATGGTCCCTACAGAACGGGGAAAAGTGCTTTTCAATGCAATTGCTGCCCCATTGCAACAATTGGAAGAGGTCGAAAAAAATTTCCAGAAATCAACAGAGAAACACACCCCGACGATCAGCGTGGGCATGTGCTTTGAGACTTTTCAAACCACGTTGGAGCCCTACGTTTCCAGTTTACCGTTCAACCTGATTATTAGCTTCGGCGATTACCCCGACATGTTAGAACAGTTGGATAAAGGTATACTCGACTTGATCATCACGCCGCGAAAAGGTTCTTCACCACAAATCGAGCACGAAGCTTTTTCAAAAGAAAACATCGTTTTGGTAGCTGGAACGGCAGTGGATAGCGAAGCATTTAAGGCTATCCTTACAACGAACGATAGATCAGCACTGCAGGACTGGCTCAAACAGGAGAAATGGTATGGCACCACAGGCGATATGGAGCATCTTTTTCATTTTTGGAGTTTAAACTTCAACCGTAAGCCCGACTTCCGACCGAACTATATTGTGCCCAACTTGCAATCGATCGTGCGCTGCCTAGGCAGCGGAGCTGGACTTGCCGTTATTCCTGACTTCTTGTGTAAAAAAGAAATTGAAGCTGGATCAATCCAATTGCTATGGAAAGGAGACAAAACATTGGAAAATACCTTGTATTTTGGCAGCAGGAAGAACAACCGGTATCAACGTGAGATTACGCATCTCAAAGATTTGTTTAAAAAAATAATGGTTTAACAACATATGCAAGAGCAGCTACATATCCGCCCCTATCAGGTAAATGACAAGAAGTCGCTTTTGGCGCTCTTGGGCTTATTAGTGCCCACCTATTTTGCGGAAGAGGAAATTGCAGATCTAGATCGATACCTCGATCAGGAAATAGAACTTTATTTTGTGGCCGAGTTACATGGAAAGATTGTAGCTGCTGCAGGTATCAATTTTGAAAAGGAGGCTGGTACCGGTAAATTAAGTTGGGACTTCGTGCATCCCGAAGAGCAAGGCAAAGGGATAGGAAAAAAGATGCTGCAGCATCGCTTAGACATCTTAAAGTCGATGGTTGATATACATATGATCTCTGTGCGCACCTCCCAATTGGCTTTCCAATTTTATGAAAAGAATGGATTTGAAATTGTAGATATTCGAAAAGACTACTGGGCACCGGGCTTTGACATGTATAAAATGATTTATGTTGACGAGAGATAGTGAACCCGGAATAAACGCGTAAACATACATTTGTTTTATATTGAACGATATCTATATTTGCAGCGAAAAAACAGTTAACATGGAAGCTTTAGTTTACCGAGACGCACAACGTGCTGACTTAGAACAGATCGTAGCGATCTACAATACCACAATAGCCTCTCGGTTGGTGACTGCAGATACCGAAGAAGTGAGTACAGAGAGTAGAACTGCTTGGTTCGAAGAGCATAATGCTGAACGACGCCCCTTGTGGATGGTGGAAAATCAAAACGGAGATACCATCGGCTGGGTTAGCTTTCAATCGTTTTATGGCAGACCGGCATATAATGGTACGGTGGAGGTCAGTATCTATCTTGCCGCCGACAAACGCGGTGCTGGATATGGTAAACAAATACTACAGCATACACTAGATTCCGCTCCTCAGTTTCAAATAAAGACCCTGCTGGCCTTTATTTTCTCACACAATATCCCCAGTTTAAATCTATTTTATCGTTTTGGGTTTACCGACTGGGGCGACTTCCCACGCATCGCCGAAATGGATGGCAAAGAGTATGGACTTAAGATATTGGGCAAACGCCTCGTTCCCTAGTAAATTATTGCTTTACCAAGCGAATTCCGGAATATTGCCAGCGTGCCGAAGCATGAAAGAAATTCCGGTAAGTGACGCGGCTATGCCCTAGTGGCGTAGCATCCGAGGCACCACGCAACACCATCTGGTTAACCATAAACTTACCGTTGTATTCGCCAATTGCCCCCTCGGCTTTACAAAAGCCAGGATACGGCAGATATGCACTATTGGTCCATTCCCAACGTCTTCCCCAATTGAATGCCAGGGCAGCTACCTCCCACTCCTGTTCTGTTGGCAGACGCATGCCACGCCAGGCCGCAAAAGCGGCAGCCTCGTAAAAGCTGACATGACATAGTAAACCTTCTGGATCAAGTTTTCGCAAACCGCTCAACCCGTATTCCATCCATTCACCTTCGATTTCATGCCAGTATAACGGTGCCTTTACCTGTTCCTTCTGCACCCAGTCCCAGCCCTCGGCATGCCAATGCCTAAAATCACCGTAGCCTCCTGCCTCGATAAATTCTAAATAGGCCGCATTCGTCACCAGCTGAGCTGCTATCGTGAAACCATCCAACCATACCCTATGTCTGCCCTGCTCGTTGTCATAGCAGAAACCATCATCAGCATAACCAATATCATAAAGCCCTTCAGCGATTTGAATATATGCTTCAGCACCGCTGCTGAAATCTTCGGGATCTTTGTAGCCTAGATCGTAGGGAGGAAACAAAGGATTATGGCCCAGGATATACTTGATATCGGTCATCAGCAGTTCTTGATGTTGCTGTTCGTGATTTAGGCCGAGCATCAACAAAGTGCGCAGAGGCTCTTCATTTGTCCATTGATCCAACCATTCAGACAAATGGAGATCCACATGCTTTCGGTAGCTGTATACATCGGCTACGCTGGGTCTACTGAGGTTTCCGCGATCTGTCCGTATTACCCGAGCTCCAACAGACTCATAATAACTGTTGAACACAAAATTATAGTGCGGATCAAACACCGAATATCCGGGCTTGTGCTGCAGCAAAAAAGTTTCAAAAAACCAAGTGCTGTGTCCTAGATGCCATTTGGGCGGACTGACAAACTCTTTCGGTTGAACAACGTAATCCTCTGCCAACAAAGGCGCACAAAGTTCCTCCGACTGGCTGCGGACGGTTAAAAATTGATTTAATAAATCGTTCATTTTTATCTTCTATTCGCTATTAACAGGCTTCCCAAATAACGTCCACAAACCAATTACGCTTATCAGCCACCGCATGCACAGGCATGAAGCCCGAAGCTCTTGCTAAAGCTTGCGTTTCTTCAAAACGATATTTCTGCGATACTTCCATATGAATAAGTTCGTCTTTCTCAAACAGCACCTGCTCATCCGGAAAGTGCACGACATGATCCAGCAAACTGACTAAATAACTACTACAAGTGCCAGATACGGGATCATACTGACAATAATGCTCGAATAGTTCCTCATTAAAATCGGCTCCCAGCTCCTTATTCATGCGACGTAATAAGTTCATATTAAATTGCCAGGTCAATCCAGCTTCATCAGCATAAGCAGCCTGTATGATACGTGGATTTTTCATCAGGTCAATCCCCAGCAAAACACGATCGCCAGTATGCAATAAAGATCGTAACCTAACGCAAAATTGCGCTGCTTGCTGTCGCGTCATATTGCCCAAATTAGCGCCTAAAAACAAAACTACTTTGGGAAGCGCTCCAGTAGTCGCCATATCGGCCAAGCCATCGAAATAATCGCCTTGAAAAGCCTGCAAATCGATCGTCGGAAACGCAGTTCGCATCCTATCCCCCAATTGCTCCAACACGTGTGGAGAGATATCTATGGGACGATACGTAAAATGAATTTGTTGTTGCAACATTTCGCCTATCAGGTGTTGTGTCTTGCTGGCATCACCCGCTCCGAGTTCAATCAGATCCACCTGCCGGTTTGCTTGAAGAAGATGCTCGAGCAGCTCCCCCGCCTTATCCCTAAAAATCTCTTCTTCACATCGTGTGAGATAGTA
This genomic window contains:
- a CDS encoding NAD(P)H-dependent oxidoreductase, encoding MNKIFIINGGQRFAHSNGAFNETVSKTTQAFFEAMDDVELKMTNIAEGYVPDREVEKFVWADIVIYHTPIWWFQLPFGFKKYIDEVFTAGHQRGIYRSDGRRSADPTINYGTGGMLQGTKYMVTSSWNAPETAFTLPGEFFNERSVDDGPLFGFHRMNAFAAMHPLKSFHFHDVEKNADVERDMQLYTKHLEAVFSEEWGMKIA
- a CDS encoding LysR family transcriptional regulator, whose translation is MVNLEWYRTFKSIYKMGTLTGAAEALFISQPGVSLHLSSLEAYVGYKLFDRTGRKMVPTERGKVLFNAIAAPLQQLEEVEKNFQKSTEKHTPTISVGMCFETFQTTLEPYVSSLPFNLIISFGDYPDMLEQLDKGILDLIITPRKGSSPQIEHEAFSKENIVLVAGTAVDSEAFKAILTTNDRSALQDWLKQEKWYGTTGDMEHLFHFWSLNFNRKPDFRPNYIVPNLQSIVRCLGSGAGLAVIPDFLCKKEIEAGSIQLLWKGDKTLENTLYFGSRKNNRYQREITHLKDLFKKIMV
- a CDS encoding GNAT family N-acetyltransferase, with the translated sequence MQEQLHIRPYQVNDKKSLLALLGLLVPTYFAEEEIADLDRYLDQEIELYFVAELHGKIVAAAGINFEKEAGTGKLSWDFVHPEEQGKGIGKKMLQHRLDILKSMVDIHMISVRTSQLAFQFYEKNGFEIVDIRKDYWAPGFDMYKMIYVDER
- a CDS encoding GNAT family N-acetyltransferase, with translation MEALVYRDAQRADLEQIVAIYNTTIASRLVTADTEEVSTESRTAWFEEHNAERRPLWMVENQNGDTIGWVSFQSFYGRPAYNGTVEVSIYLAADKRGAGYGKQILQHTLDSAPQFQIKTLLAFIFSHNIPSLNLFYRFGFTDWGDFPRIAEMDGKEYGLKILGKRLVP
- the egtB gene encoding ergothioneine biosynthesis protein EgtB, encoding MNDLLNQFLTVRSQSEELCAPLLAEDYVVQPKEFVSPPKWHLGHSTWFFETFLLQHKPGYSVFDPHYNFVFNSYYESVGARVIRTDRGNLSRPSVADVYSYRKHVDLHLSEWLDQWTNEEPLRTLLMLGLNHEQQHQELLMTDIKYILGHNPLFPPYDLGYKDPEDFSSGAEAYIQIAEGLYDIGYADDGFCYDNEQGRHRVWLDGFTIAAQLVTNAAYLEFIEAGGYGDFRHWHAEGWDWVQKEQVKAPLYWHEIEGEWMEYGLSGLRKLDPEGLLCHVSFYEAAAFAAWRGMRLPTEQEWEVAALAFNWGRRWEWTNSAYLPYPGFCKAEGAIGEYNGKFMVNQMVLRGASDATPLGHSRVTYRNFFHASARWQYSGIRLVKQ
- a CDS encoding L-histidine N(alpha)-methyltransferase; this translates as MYMRREDLDQNDLSNRSGVFYQDVLSGLREPMKRLPSKYFYDAAGDLLFQKIMRCPEYYLTRCEEEIFRDKAGELLEHLLQANRQVDLIELGAGDASKTQHLIGEMLQQQIHFTYRPIDISPHVLEQLGDRMRTAFPTIDLQAFQGDYFDGLADMATTGALPKVVLFLGANLGNMTRQQAAQFCVRLRSLLHTGDRVLLGIDLMKNPRIIQAAYADEAGLTWQFNMNLLRRMNKELGADFNEELFEHYCQYDPVSGTCSSYLVSLLDHVVHFPDEQVLFEKDELIHMEVSQKYRFEETQALARASGFMPVHAVADKRNWFVDVIWEAC